The following is a genomic window from Canis lupus familiaris isolate Mischka breed German Shepherd chromosome 10, alternate assembly UU_Cfam_GSD_1.0, whole genome shotgun sequence.
CAGCGCGCCAATCTGCTTTCCTACTATGAGACCTTCATCCAGCAGGGAGGGGACGATGTGCAGCAACTGTGTGAGGCTGGTGAGGAGGAGTTCCTGGAGATCATGGCCCTTGTGGGCATGGCCACCAAGCCCCTCCATGTCCGACGCCTGCAGAAGGCCCTGAGAGAATGGGCCACCAACCCAGGGCTCTTCAGCCAGCCTGTGCCTGCTGTGCCTGTTTCCAGTATTCCACTTTTCAAGATCTCCGAGACTGCAGGCACCCGGAAAGGGAGCATGAGCAACGGGCACAGCAGCCCAGGGGAAAAGGCAGGCAGTGCCCGCAGTTTCAGCCCCAAGAGCCCCCTTGAACTTGGAGAGAAGCTGTCACCGCTGCCTGGGGGACCTGGGGCAGGAGACCCCCGGATCTGGCCAGGACGGAGCACTCCAGAGTCCGACGTTGGGgcgggaggagaagaggaggcaggctcaccccccttctccccacctgcaGGGGGAGGAGTCCCCGAGgggactggggctggggggctggcagcagccggggctgggggtggcccAGATCGACTGGAACCGGAGATGGTGCGCATGGTGGTGGAGAGTGTGGAGAGGATCTTCCGGAGCTTCCCCAGGGGGGACGCAGGGGAGGTAACGTCCCTGCTGAAGCTGAACAAGAAGCTGGCTCGGAGCGTAGGACACATCTTTGAGATGGACGATAACGACagtcagaaggaggaggagatccGCAAATACAGCATCATTTACGGCCGCTTTGACTCCAAGCGGAGGGAGGGCAAGCAGCTCAGCCTGCATGAGGTGAGGACCCCACGCAGTATTGTGCTCGGCTCCCAGGTCTCAGCCTATTCGCCTTAGAGAATCTTTCCGCTCCCCAGGTTTGTTTCACTGCCCCTTGACCAGGaccccacgccccccaccccaacgGCCCAACCCCAGCCACTGCAGTGCTGCCCTCCTCAACTAAGGGGGAGGTGCAGGCGAGAGCCCGGGTGTCCTGCTCTGTGCCCCTCAGGACCCCACAGGTGGAGGGGGCTCCCGGCGTTCCTAGGAAGCTGTGGGTGCTGGCCTCCGTCTTGGTCCTTTGGGAAGCCACGTACTATCATCTTCAGCAACACCTGAGGGGTGGGCTTCGATGTCCGATGGTGAAGGGTGAAGGGTCTGGGCGAGGCAGTGGGGAGTCAGGATTCTGACGCTCGGGTGGTCCTCTCCACAGCTGACCATCAACGAAGCCGCTGCCCAGTTCTGCATGAGGGACAACACGCTCTTACTGCGGAGGGTGGAGCTCTTCTCCCTGTCACGCCAAGTGGCCCGAGAGAGCACCTACCTGTCCTCCTTGAAGGGCTCCAGGTGAGACTCTCTTCCCCAGGTCCTTCCTAGGTTAGGATTCTGCCAAGGAGCGGGTCACAGCCTCATCTGCTGCTTGGGTGCATCTAGGCCTTATTCCTACCCACGTGTACGTCCTGTCCTGCTTTCGCCAAGCTCGCTTGTCTGAGGTCTGCTCCCTCCTTCCGTCCGCCTCAGGTTGTGTCGGCTCCCCCACAGTAGGCTCCCCCACTGTAGCGGTGTGGGAGCTGCAGACTCCTGGAGTCTTGAGATAACGCGTGCTCCTCACCCAGTTCTGCGTTCCGCCCGTTGTGTCTCCCTCCCCAGCTTCACCTTCCTTATTGCTCTGGTCTTCGCAGGCTTCACCCCGAAGAACTGGGAGGCCCTCCACTGAAGAAGTTAAAACAGGAGGTAGGTTTCCAGGGTGGCCGCAGGGGGTTAGTGCAGCCTCCCTCAACCCCCTCCCATGCTAGGTCCTCATTTCCCCATTTGGGGCATCCACAGGTTGGAGAGCAAAGTCATTCTGAACTCCAGCAGCCTCCCCCAGGCCCCGAGTCCTATGCACCCCCATACCGCCCCAGCCTGGAGGAAGACAGCGCCAGCCTGTCTGGGGAGAGTCTTGATGGACACTTGCAGGGTGAGTGTGCATCAGAATACTTTTCTTCTCACTCTGGGGGTGGAGTAGGTGGGAGGAAGGAGCCAAGAGACAACTGCCTGGAACAGGGTTGGGAGGCCCGGCTGGATGGGGGCAACGGGCCTGGGCCAATGGGTCTGCTTTGTGGTTGAGGGTGGGGGTTCCGTTGACTGTAGTCCCTTACCTGATCCATGCCCATGCCCACAGCTGTGGGGTCATGCCCAAGGCTGACGCCGCCCCCTGCTGACCTGCCTCTGGCATTGCCAGCCCATGGGCTGTGGAGCCGCCACATCCTGCAGCAGACACTGATGGATGAGGGGCTGCGGCTAGCCCGCCTCGTCTCCCACGACCGCGTGGGCCGCCTCAGCCCCTGTGTGCCTGCGAAGCCGCCTCTCGCAGGTGAGGCAGCAGCAGTGCTGTCCCCAAGCACCCCTACCACCCAGGCCCCACCCGGCaatcctggtgtcctggggccaggtgggaggaagagggatgTAGTCGTCAGAGAAAGCAGGCAGTAGGATGGTTGGGCTTCAGCCACTCAGGCCTTGGGTTGAGGAAAGGAGGATCCTGCAGGGCAGTTCCCACTGGGGAGGGGCTGATCCTAATGGAGACTTGTGAAGGGGGCACTAGGGTGAACAGGGGAACAGAAAATGGGGGACGAGGGGAACAGAAAGGGAGGCCACCAACAAGGGAAATGGAGGTAGAACTGCCtctgagagggaaggggagagtaGAGCAAGCGATAGGGTGGGGTTGCCTAGCTTGGATAGAAGTAGAGTTGCCCAAAGGGGGATGCTTTGTGTGTGGATGGGGGAAGGGAGTAGTCCGCCAGAGGGCCAGAGCGGCTGGGCTGAGAGTGATGCAGCAGACAAAGCCACCAACCCTGGCTTGGTATTTTTAAACTGTGCGTGGGTGGGAAGTGGGGGCGGGGACTGGAAAGGGGGCTCTTCTtgggggaggagctgggaggctGGCTTCCTGTGTTCCCCCTTGATTTGGCTTCTAAGAAATTGGAGGGGCATGGTAGGGTAggtggggcctgggagggggccaGGGATGAGTGGGGGCGGCAGagcctgggaggggggagggggagaggtcaGAGCCAAGCCACCCCCACAGCTCCTGACAGAACCAGAAATTCCAGCAGAACGGAGgcgggagagacagagaaggagagagacacacagagagcactACACACAGCCAGCGAGGGGAGGGGGATGCGCACACTTGGCTACCGAACCCCCCCACACCTGTAAGCGTGCGGTGGGCAGGAGGCAATCATTCACATCCAGCGGGTCTTCGCGGTCTCCTCTGCTCCCGCCTCCTGTCCAGCCACCTCTCTGCATCGTCTACCCCGCAGCCTCCTGACCTGCCTACCCCTTCTCCCCACAGAGTTCGAGGAAGGGCTGCTGGACCGATGCCCTGCCCCGGGACCCCATCCTGCTCTGGTGGAAGGTCGCAGAAGCAGCGTCAAAGTGGAGGCTGAGGCCAGCCGGCAGTGAGGGATACACTGGTGGTCTCAGACCCAGGATTCGGGACTTCTGGCTCACACAGACTCCTACATTCTCCATCCCTGGCATCTAGTCACAACCCTGGATCCTTCCGCTGCccttctcctgcctccccacctgctccaTGGGCGTAGAACTATGGGGCTTCAAGCAATAACGAGCAGGGGCCTGGCAAGAGGACACAAGGAGGGTGCGTGGTGCCCCTTCACCCTTGCCCAGAGCAAGGGGGCAAGGACTCTGGCTCCAGGGTATTTGGGGTTCTCCCCTCCCTTACACAACACACTCCCATTCTCTGTAGCTTCAACCAGTGGTATGAGCAGTTGGATTCAGTTTGGACATGGGGGAAAAGGGGACTTACCTGGTAAGGTCCAACAGCTAAACATGGCAATGCTTCCCCCCACAACTGGGGGCCTGGGAACACTGgacctgctcctcccctctgctcccccattTTTGTGCTTctagtttgtttctttaatttaacAAGTGCTGCGGTGTG
Proteins encoded in this region:
- the NAB2 gene encoding NGFI-A-binding protein 2 isoform X2 codes for the protein MRRAPSPTAEQPPGGGDSARRTAQPRPKPSARAMALPRTLGELQLYRVLQRANLLSYYETFIQQGGDDVQQLCEAGEEEFLEIMALVGMATKPLHVRRLQKALREWATNPGLFSQPVPAVPVSSIPLFKISETAGTRKGSMSNGHSSPGEKAGSARSFSPKSPLELGEKLSPLPGGPGAGDPRIWPGRSTPESDVGAGGEEEAGSPPFSPPAGGGVPEGTGAGGLAAAGAGGGPDRLEPEMVRMVVESVERIFRSFPRGDAGEVTSLLKLNKKLARSVGHIFEMDDNDSQKEEEIRKYSIIYGRFDSKRREGKQLSLHELTINEAAAQFCMRDNTLLLRRVELFSLSRQVARESTYLSSLKGSRLHPEELGGPPLKKLKQEVGEQSHSELQQPPPGPESYAPPYRPSLEEDSASLSGESLDGHLQEFEEGLLDRCPAPGPHPALVEGRRSSVKVEAEASRQ
- the NAB2 gene encoding NGFI-A-binding protein 2 isoform X1; the encoded protein is MRRAPSPTAEQPPGGGDSARRTAQPRPKPSARAMALPRTLGELQLYRVLQRANLLSYYETFIQQGGDDVQQLCEAGEEEFLEIMALVGMATKPLHVRRLQKALREWATNPGLFSQPVPAVPVSSIPLFKISETAGTRKGSMSNGHSSPGEKAGSARSFSPKSPLELGEKLSPLPGGPGAGDPRIWPGRSTPESDVGAGGEEEAGSPPFSPPAGGGVPEGTGAGGLAAAGAGGGPDRLEPEMVRMVVESVERIFRSFPRGDAGEVTSLLKLNKKLARSVGHIFEMDDNDSQKEEEIRKYSIIYGRFDSKRREGKQLSLHELTINEAAAQFCMRDNTLLLRRVELFSLSRQVARESTYLSSLKGSRLHPEELGGPPLKKLKQEVGEQSHSELQQPPPGPESYAPPYRPSLEEDSASLSGESLDGHLQAVGSCPRLTPPPADLPLALPAHGLWSRHILQQTLMDEGLRLARLVSHDRVGRLSPCVPAKPPLAEFEEGLLDRCPAPGPHPALVEGRRSSVKVEAEASRQ